One genomic segment of Candidatus Neomarinimicrobiota bacterium includes these proteins:
- a CDS encoding NUDIX hydrolase — protein sequence MKLLNRKNIYKGYCFDLFEDQVVWVNGKTLDRALIQHPGISVMLPVLDSDRLILVNQYRYGAQTNLWELPAGTIDVGESPLNCAQRELEEEIGFKAESWTPVISCYSSPHYSSEMIHAFIAEDLIRTENNLDDDEVIEVKVFRNDEVRQMLNSGQIKDAKTLVTLFSYFMKLDKSLLI from the coding sequence ATGAAACTTTTGAATCGGAAAAATATTTACAAGGGTTATTGCTTTGACCTTTTTGAAGATCAGGTTGTCTGGGTAAACGGCAAAACATTGGATCGCGCTTTGATTCAGCATCCGGGAATTAGTGTGATGCTCCCTGTCCTGGATTCGGATCGACTCATCCTTGTGAATCAATACCGCTATGGGGCTCAAACTAATCTTTGGGAGCTCCCAGCTGGAACAATAGATGTCGGGGAATCTCCTCTAAATTGTGCTCAGCGCGAACTAGAAGAAGAAATCGGGTTCAAAGCAGAGAGTTGGACACCAGTTATTTCATGTTATTCATCACCCCATTACAGTTCTGAAATGATCCATGCATTTATTGCCGAAGATTTAATAAGGACAGAGAATAACCTTGATGATGATGAGGTAATCGAGGTAAAAGTATTCAGGAATGATGAAGTAAGGCAGATGCTGAACTCGGGCCAAATAAAAGACGCAAAAACGCTAGTCACTCTATTCTCATATTTCATGAAGTTGGATAAAAGTTTGCTCATTTAA
- the tnpA gene encoding IS200/IS605 family transposase, translating to MSIHSRTRLLTHIVWSTHKRERLIPRPLRIELNDYLRSYATSHSIRLINAYVNTDHIHLLIDLEPTQSVASTVKLLKGASSRWLNRQESLKTKFSWGRGYGAFSVSESHIHRVIQYISNQEKHHQVRAFTDEFNEFLQKHQVDAANR from the coding sequence ATGTCAATACACTCAAGAACACGCCTCCTCACCCACATCGTCTGGTCAACCCATAAGAGGGAGCGCTTAATCCCTCGACCTCTTCGGATTGAATTGAATGATTATTTACGGAGCTATGCCACTAGTCATTCCATACGGCTCATAAATGCATATGTAAATACTGACCATATTCACCTTCTCATAGATTTGGAACCAACTCAAAGTGTTGCCAGCACTGTTAAATTGCTCAAGGGAGCATCTTCTCGATGGCTAAATCGACAAGAATCGCTCAAAACCAAATTCTCCTGGGGAAGAGGCTACGGTGCCTTCTCAGTGAGTGAATCCCACATTCACAGGGTCATTCAGTATATCTCTAATCAGGAAAAACACCATCAGGTGAGGGCATTCACCGATGAATTCAATGAGTTTCTGCAGAAGCACCAAGTCGATGCAGCGAACCGTTGA